Proteins encoded together in one Diceros bicornis minor isolate mBicDic1 chromosome 18, mDicBic1.mat.cur, whole genome shotgun sequence window:
- the PDK2 gene encoding pyruvate dehydrogenase kinase, isozyme 2 isoform X2 yields the protein MKEINLLPDRVLSTPSVQLVQSWYVQSLLDIMEFLDKDPEDHHTLSQFTDALVTIRNRHNDVVPTMAQGVLEYKDTYGDDPVSNQNIQYFLDRFYLSRISIRMLINQHTLIFDGSTNPAHPKHIGSIDPNCNVSEVVKDAYDMAKLLCDKYYMASPDLEIQEINASNSKQPIHMVYVPSHLYHMLFELFKNAMRATVESHESSLTLPPIKVMVALGEEDLSIKMSDRGGGVPLRKIERLFSYMYSTAPTPQLGTGGTPLAGFGYGLPISRLYAKYFQGDLQLFSMEGFGTDAVIYLKALSTDSVERLPVYNKSAWRHYQTIQEAGDWCVPSTEPKNTSTYRVT from the exons GTATGTCCAGAGTCTCCTGGACATCATGGAGTTCCTGGACAAGGACCCCGAGGACCATCATACCCTGAGCCA GTTCACTGATGCCCTGGTCACCATCCGGAACCGCCACAATGATGTGGTGCCCACCATGGCGCAGGGCGTGCTGGAGTACAAGGACACCTACGGCGACGACCCTGTCTCCAACCAGAACATCCAGTACTTCCTGGACCGCTTCTACCTCAGCCGCATCTCCATCCGCATGCTCATCAACCAGCACA CCCTGATCTTTGACGGCAGCACCAACCCAGCGCACCCCAAACACATCGGCAGCATTGACCCCAACTGCAACGTCTCCGAGGTGGTGAAAG ATGCCTACGACATGGCCAAGCTCCTGTGTGACAAGTATTACATGGCCTCACCTGACCTGGAGATCCAGGAGATCAATG CATCCAACTCAAAACAGCCAATTCACATGGTCTATGTCCCCTCCCACCTCTACCACATGCTTTTTGAACTCTTCAAG AATGCCATGCGAGCCACTGTGGAAAGCCACGAATCCAGCCTCACTCTCCCACCTATCAAAGTCATGGTGGCTTTGGGCGAGGAAGATCTGTCCATCAAA ATGAGTGACCGAGGAGGGGGTGttcccttgaggaagattgagcGACTCTTCAGCTACATGTACTCCACAGCACCCACCCCCCAGCTCGGCACTGGGGGAACCCCGTTG GCTGGCTTCGGGTACGGGCTCCCCATTTCCCGCCTCTACGCCAAATACTTCCAGGGGGACCTGCAGCTCTTCTCCATGGAGGGCTTTGGGACCGACGCTGTCATCTATCTCAAG GCCCTGTCCACGGACTCGGTGGAGCGCCTGCCTGTGTACAACAAGTCTGCCTGGCGCCACTACCAGACCATCCAGGAGGCCGGCGACTGGTGTGTGCCCAGCACGGAGCCCAAGAACACGTCCACGTACCGTGTGACCTAG